A genomic region of Vespa crabro chromosome 19, iyVesCrab1.2, whole genome shotgun sequence contains the following coding sequences:
- the LOC124430639 gene encoding DNA replication licensing factor MCM4, translating into MSSPLGPPRSNRSASNDSGSVRGTPQKRPSNNTVETPLRWGSRRIQETIAGSSEGGSQIPASSPNAAQQTSPLAPGMSEIDLSSPLNYGTPSSLGSIRTPRSSVRGTPIRQRTDIRTDKHMRQVNLSEPIPEEPNIPGTSESENAGPQLVIWGTNVVVNRCKEQFKRFVLRFIDPEAENDELPENMNLTEPLYLQKLEEIHTLEEPYLNINCAHLEIFDEQLYRQLICYPQEVIPTMDMAANEMFFERYPAAVLEHQIQVRPFNVSRTKSMRLLNPEDIDQLITVSGMVIRTSNIMPEMREAFFECIICGFSTLVEMDRGRIVEPTACTKCNNNYCFTLIHNRSHFSDKQMIKLQESPDDMPAGHTPHTVIIFAHNDLVDAVSPGDRVYVTGIYRAQPLRVNPRQSNVRAVYKTHIDVVHFRKHDSKRLYDQQEGKDHAFPPERVELLELLSQKEDVYERLARHIAPSIYENEDVKKGILLQLFGGTKKGEGIIRRKHFRSEINILLCGDPGTSKSQLLQFVFNLVPRSQYSSGKGSSAVGLTAYVTKDPETRQLVLQTGALVLADNGICCIDEFDKMNDSTRSILHEVMEQQTLSIAKAGIICQLNARTSILAAANPCGSQWNKNKTVIENVMLPHTLMSRFDLIFLMLDPQSEIFDRKLARHLVSLYYKTELEDEDEIIDMSILRDYIAFAKEHIHPTLNEESQQRLIQAYVDMRRVGSGRGQITAYPRQLESLIRLSEAHAKMRFSNVVEIEDVEEAWRLHREALKQSAIDPLSGKIDIGILTTGISSAARKRKFELIEALKKLIQSKSKTSMLNYQKIFTELRGASDVLVTREMFEDALKDLQDDGVLIVVGKNAIRIC; encoded by the exons ATGTCAAGCCCTTTAGGCCCACCTCGTTCCAACCGATCAGCAAGCAATGATAGCGGTTCTGTTAGAG GAACTCCACAAAAAAGACCTAGCAACAATACAGTAGAAACTCCACTACGATGGGGAAGTCGTCGTATTCAAGAGACGATCGCTGGATCATCAGAAGGTGGCTCTCAAATACCTGCATCTTCTCCAAATGCAGCACAACAAACGAGTCCACTTGCTCCAGGGATGAGTGAAATAGATTTATCATCTCCATTGAATTATGGTACACCTAGTTCTTTAGGATCTATTCGTACTCCACGAAGTAGCGTAAGAGGAACGCCTATTCGGCAAAGAACAGATATCAGAACAGACAAGCATATGCGCCAAGTTAATTTATCTGAACcg ataccTGAGGAACCAAATATTCCAGGTACATCAGAAAGTGAAAATGCAGGTCCACAATTAGTAATATGGGGTACAAATGTGGTGGTAAATCGTTGTAAAGAGCAATTCAAACGTTTCGTGCTTCGCTTTATCGATCCAGAGGCTGAAAATGATGAGTTACCAGAAAACATGAACTTAACAGAGccattatatttacaaaagcTCGAAGAAATTCATACGTTAGAGGAAccatatttgaatataaattgtGCGCACCTGGAGATTTTTGATGAACAATTATATCGGCAATTAATATGCTATCCACAAGAAGTCATACCTACTATGGATATGGCAGCCAATGAAATGTTCTTCGAGAGATATCCAGCAGCGGTTTTAGAACATCAGATACAAGTACGGCCGTTTAACGTTAGTAGAACTAAAAGTATGCGCTTGCTCAATCCAGAAGATATAGATCAATTAATTACTGTTTCCGGTATGGTAATTAGAACATCTAATATCATGCCAGAGATGAGAGAAGCATTCTTTGAATGTATCATATGTGGATTCTCAACTTTAGTAGAAATGGACAGAGGTCGTATAGTCGAGCCTACAGCTTGTACaaaatgtaacaataattattgttttacaTTGATACACAATCGCAGCCACTTCTCTGACAAGCAAATGATTAAGTTACAAGAATCGCCTGATGATATGCCTGCTGGACATACTCCTCATACTGTTATCATTTTTGCACATAATGATTTAGTTGATGCCGTTTCTCCTGGCGATAGAGTATATGTTACAGGAATATATCGTGCACAGCCATTACGCGTTAATCCAAGACAGTCTAATGTCCGTGCCGTTTATAAGACACACATTGATGTTGTTCATTTTAGGAAACATGATTCAAAAAGATTGTACGATCAGCAAGAAGGTAAAGATCACGCATTTCCGCCTGAGAGAGTAGAACTTTTAGAATTATTGTCGCAGAAGGAAGATGTTTATGAGAGATTAGCCAGGCATATAGCGCCAAgtatttatgaaaatgaagatgTGAAGAAAGGTATATTACTTCAACTTTTTGGGGGCACGAAGAAAGGTGAAGGTATCATCAGAAGGAAACATTTTCGTtcggaaataaatatattactctGCGGTGATCCTGGTACCAGCAAATCACAGTTATTACAATTTGTTTTCAACTTGGTCCCACGTTCACAATACAGCAGCGGTAAAGGTTCTAGTGCCGTTGGTTTAACAGCTTATGTAACTAAAGATCCAGAAACTAGACAGTTAGTATTACAAACTGGAGCTCTGGTATTGGCAGATAATGGGATATGTTGCATAGatgaatttgataaaatgaACGATAGTACTCGTTCTATTTTGCACGAAGTTATGGAACAGCAAACCTTAAGCATTGCCAAAGCAGGCATTATTTGTCAATTAAATGCAAGAACAAGTATTTTAGCTGCTGCAAATCCCTGTGGATCAcaatggaataaaaataaaact GTCATAGAGAATGTGATGTTACCTCATACGTTAATGTCTCGTTTCGATTTGATCTTTCTTATGTTAGATCCTCAAAGTGAAATTTTCGATAGGAAATTGGCACGCCATTTGGTAtctctttattataaaacagAATTAGAGGATGAAGATGAAATCATAGATATGAGCATACTTCGTGATTACATAGCATTTGCTAAGGAACACATTCATCCAACTCTCAACGAGGAGAGCCAACAGAGATTGATTCAAGCTTATGTTGATATGAGGAGAGTAGGTAGTGGTCGTGGACAAATTACTGCGTATCCGAGACAATTAGaatctttaatacgattatccGAAGCTCATGCGAAAATGCGATTTAGCAATGTTGTAGAAATAGAAGATGTAGAAGAAGCCTGGAG attaCATCGGGAAGCTTTAAAACAATCAGCTATCGATCCTTTAAGCGGTAAAATTGACATCGGTATATTAACTACTGGAATTTCTTCAGCAGCCAGAAAACGAAAATTCGAATTAATCGAGgctttgaaaaaattaattcaatcgaAAAGTAAAACATCTATGCTTAATTATCAGAAAATTTTTACTGAACTGAGAGGGGCATCAGACGTG TTGGTGACACGTGAGATGTTTGAAGATGCTTTGAAAGATTTACAGGATGACGGGGTTTTAATTGTTGTTGGCAAAAATGCAATTCGTAtatgttaa